The following proteins are encoded in a genomic region of Nocardioides sp. cx-173:
- a CDS encoding glycosyltransferase family 9 protein → MSRVLAVRLDSLGDVLVTGPAVRALAGAAEHLTLLCGPRGRAAAELLPGVDEVLCWRAPWVDPDPEPVRPEHVEDLRAALAARRFDRAVVFTSFHQSPLPTALVLRLAGIAWVGAICEDYPGSLLDVRHRLPDDLPEPERALSLAAACGAPLPPGDDGRLAVRGVAAQAAPVPEPPYVVLHPGTSVPARAWPPDRFRETCRRLVDDGHRVVVTGAPGERGLTARVAGASGALDLGGRTNLVGLASVLAHARAVVVGNTGPAHLAAAVGTPVVSLFAPTVPAVRWAPYGVPRVLLGDQTAPCRDSRATACPVPGHPCLASVTPDDVLSAVVALSAPPVAEPA, encoded by the coding sequence GTGAGCCGGGTCCTCGCCGTACGACTCGACAGCCTGGGCGACGTGCTCGTCACCGGGCCGGCGGTCCGGGCGCTGGCCGGCGCCGCGGAGCACCTGACCCTGCTCTGCGGCCCCCGGGGCCGCGCCGCCGCCGAGCTGCTCCCGGGCGTCGACGAGGTCCTCTGCTGGCGCGCGCCGTGGGTCGACCCCGACCCCGAGCCGGTGCGCCCCGAGCACGTCGAGGACCTGCGGGCGGCGCTGGCCGCGCGCCGGTTCGACCGGGCCGTCGTCTTCACCTCCTTCCACCAGTCGCCGCTGCCGACGGCGCTCGTGCTGCGCCTGGCCGGGATCGCGTGGGTCGGGGCGATCTGCGAGGACTACCCCGGCTCCCTCCTCGACGTGCGCCACCGCCTTCCCGACGACCTGCCCGAGCCGGAGCGCGCCCTGTCGCTGGCCGCCGCGTGCGGCGCCCCGCTGCCGCCCGGCGACGACGGCCGGCTGGCCGTGCGGGGGGTGGCGGCCCAGGCGGCGCCGGTGCCCGAGCCGCCGTACGTCGTGCTGCACCCCGGCACGTCGGTCCCGGCGCGGGCCTGGCCGCCGGACCGGTTCCGCGAGACGTGCCGGCGCCTGGTGGACGACGGGCACCGGGTCGTCGTCACCGGCGCCCCGGGCGAGCGCGGCCTCACGGCTCGCGTCGCCGGCGCCAGCGGCGCCCTCGACCTCGGCGGGCGCACCAACCTGGTGGGCCTGGCCTCGGTCCTCGCCCACGCCCGGGCCGTGGTGGTCGGCAACACCGGCCCCGCGCACCTCGCGGCGGCCGTGGGCACCCCGGTGGTCTCGCTGTTCGCGCCGACGGTCCCCGCGGTGCGCTGGGCGCCGTACGGCGTGCCCCGGGTGCTGCTCGGCGACCAGACCGCGCCCTGCCGCGACTCGCGTGCCACGGCCTGCCCCGTGCCGGGCCATCCCTGTCTCGCATCCGTCACCCCCGACGACGTGCTCTCCGCGGTGGTGGCCCTCAGCGCCCCACCCGTCGCGGAGCCGGCATGA
- a CDS encoding glycosyltransferase, with product MRIALVSEHASPLAALGGVDAGGQNVYVAALAAGLAGSGHDVTVYTRRDSPGGPARVEVAGGYAVERVLAGPPTEVPKDDLLPYMDAFGDQLRARWLNEPVDLVHAHFWMSGLASLRATRGLEVPVVQTFHALGSVKRREQGPADTSPASRIDHERRLCREATHVVATCTDEVEELRSLGLESGRASVIPCGVDVRRFRPGPRGERGDRHRLLVIGRLVERKGVGNAIEALARIPDAELQIAGGPRADALDADPEVHRLRRLARRLGVADRVRFLGSVDASDVPDLIRASDAVVAVPWYEPFGIVPLEAMACARPVVGTAVGGLLDTVVPGHTGELVAPRRPHELARVLRELLDDPARRAAYGRAGRRRAVELYDWRQVVARAEAVYHALAGTTVRPTTEVLR from the coding sequence ATGAGGATCGCCCTGGTCTCCGAGCACGCGAGCCCGCTGGCCGCCCTGGGCGGGGTCGACGCCGGTGGGCAGAACGTCTACGTCGCGGCCCTCGCCGCCGGGCTCGCCGGGTCGGGCCACGACGTCACCGTCTACACACGCCGCGACAGTCCCGGCGGCCCGGCGCGGGTCGAGGTGGCCGGCGGGTACGCCGTCGAGCGGGTCCTGGCGGGCCCGCCCACGGAGGTGCCCAAGGACGACCTGCTGCCCTACATGGACGCCTTCGGCGACCAGCTGCGCGCGCGGTGGCTCAACGAGCCGGTCGACCTGGTGCACGCCCACTTCTGGATGAGCGGGCTGGCCTCGCTGCGCGCCACCCGCGGTCTCGAGGTCCCGGTGGTCCAGACCTTCCACGCCCTCGGCTCGGTCAAGCGACGCGAGCAGGGCCCCGCCGACACCAGCCCCGCCTCGCGCATTGACCACGAGCGTCGGCTGTGCCGCGAGGCGACGCACGTGGTCGCCACCTGCACCGACGAGGTGGAGGAGCTGCGGTCCCTGGGCCTGGAGTCGGGACGGGCCAGCGTGATCCCGTGCGGGGTGGACGTACGCCGCTTCCGCCCGGGGCCCCGTGGCGAGCGCGGGGACCGGCACCGGCTACTGGTCATCGGGCGCCTGGTGGAGCGCAAGGGCGTCGGGAACGCCATCGAGGCGCTGGCGAGGATCCCCGACGCCGAGCTCCAGATCGCCGGCGGGCCGCGTGCCGACGCGCTGGACGCCGATCCCGAGGTGCACCGGCTGCGCCGCCTGGCTCGCCGCCTGGGCGTGGCGGACCGGGTCCGCTTCCTCGGCAGCGTCGACGCCTCGGACGTACCCGACCTGATCCGCGCCAGCGACGCGGTCGTCGCCGTGCCGTGGTACGAGCCGTTCGGCATCGTGCCGCTGGAGGCCATGGCCTGCGCTCGGCCGGTGGTGGGCACGGCCGTCGGCGGGTTGCTCGACACTGTGGTCCCGGGCCACACCGGCGAGCTGGTCGCGCCCCGGCGACCGCACGAGCTGGCCCGCGTGCTGCGCGAGCTCCTCGACGACCCGGCACGACGGGCCGCCTACGGCCGTGCCGGCCGGCGCCGCGCCGTCGAGCTCTACGACTGGCGTCAGGTCGTGGCCCGCGCCGAGGCGGTCTACCACGCACTCGCGGGCACGACCGTCCGCCCGACCACGGAGGTGCTCCGATGA
- a CDS encoding D-sedoheptulose-7-phosphate isomerase has protein sequence MTATNRRPRHTPCDHEHLHELTLALDRFAPCVDLVDDWGVRLARVLAGGGRLLAAGNGGSAAQAQHLTAELVGRYREDRPPFSAICLSAETSSLTAICNDYPASELFARQVEAHGRPGDVLVLMSTSGRSENLVAAARRGVAAGLEVWSMTGALPNPLAEHSTESCAVDAPYTATVQELHLVALHILCAALDRTLEVGVSRTRRSPAELAAARGLGA, from the coding sequence ATGACCGCGACGAACCGACGCCCGCGGCACACGCCGTGCGACCACGAGCACCTGCACGAGCTCACGCTGGCCCTCGACCGGTTCGCCCCCTGCGTGGACCTCGTCGACGACTGGGGCGTGCGGCTGGCCCGGGTGCTGGCCGGGGGCGGTCGCCTGCTGGCGGCCGGCAACGGCGGCAGCGCGGCCCAGGCCCAGCACCTGACGGCGGAGCTGGTGGGCCGCTACCGCGAGGACCGGCCGCCGTTCTCGGCGATCTGCCTGAGCGCCGAGACGTCGAGCCTCACCGCCATCTGCAACGACTACCCGGCCAGCGAGCTGTTCGCCCGCCAGGTGGAGGCGCACGGCCGCCCGGGCGACGTGCTCGTCCTGATGTCCACGAGCGGCCGGAGCGAGAACCTCGTCGCTGCCGCCCGCCGTGGGGTCGCCGCGGGCCTGGAGGTCTGGTCGATGACAGGGGCGCTCCCCAACCCCCTGGCCGAGCACTCGACCGAGAGCTGCGCGGTGGACGCGCCCTACACCGCCACCGTGCAGGAGCTGCACCTCGTCGCCCTCCACATCCTCTGCGCGGCCCTCGACCGCACCCTGGAGGTAGGGGTCTCGCGCACCCGCAGGAGCCCCGCCGAGCTCGCCGCCGCCCGCGGCCTGGGGGCCTGA
- a CDS encoding PfkB family carbohydrate kinase — MAGPLVVLGDSLLDADLSGTASRLTPDAPVPVLDRLEEVRRPGGAALAAAMAARSGHDVVLVTALADDADAAALAELVAEAGVRLVPVGHDGATVVKRRVRARGQSLLRLDSGIAGTPADLGPDALEALAGAGAVLVSDYGHGLTGSDTVRRAVAAAARRAPVVWDPHPRGSAPVAGCRLVTPNRDEASLLAGRSGLLTEGRTGLAAIADEAAALVRAWAAHAVAVTLGPDGALLSHGETSPSVVPAPAVRAGDTCGAGDRFASAAAVALARGAVTLEAVQEAVLAAADFVAGGGAAGLAVSGSSAPAPDPLAAVRSAGGTVVATGGCFDLLHAGHVATLEAARALGDCLVVCLNSDDSVRRLKGPGRPLVPQQDRARVLAALAPVDAVLVFEEDTPAQVLRGLRPDVWVKGGDYAGAELPEAALLREWGGVSVVVPYLDGRSTTRLVSTAAARAAERS, encoded by the coding sequence GTGGCGGGCCCCCTGGTCGTCCTCGGCGACTCCCTGCTCGATGCCGACCTGTCCGGCACGGCGAGCCGGCTCACCCCGGACGCCCCGGTGCCGGTGCTCGACCGGCTGGAGGAGGTACGCCGCCCCGGCGGCGCGGCACTCGCCGCCGCGATGGCGGCCCGCTCGGGCCACGACGTCGTCCTGGTGACCGCCCTCGCCGACGACGCGGACGCCGCGGCGCTGGCCGAGCTGGTGGCCGAAGCCGGGGTCCGCCTGGTGCCGGTCGGCCACGACGGCGCCACCGTGGTCAAGCGCCGGGTGCGTGCCCGCGGTCAGAGCCTGCTCCGGTTGGACAGCGGGATCGCCGGCACGCCGGCCGACCTGGGGCCCGACGCGCTCGAGGCACTGGCCGGCGCCGGTGCCGTGCTGGTCTCCGACTACGGCCACGGGCTCACCGGCAGCGACACCGTACGGCGCGCGGTCGCCGCCGCGGCTCGCCGGGCGCCGGTGGTGTGGGACCCACACCCGCGCGGCTCGGCCCCCGTCGCGGGCTGCCGTCTGGTGACGCCCAACCGGGACGAGGCCTCCCTCCTGGCCGGCCGGTCCGGCCTCCTCACCGAGGGACGCACCGGGCTCGCCGCGATCGCCGACGAGGCCGCCGCGCTGGTCCGGGCCTGGGCGGCCCATGCGGTCGCGGTGACCCTCGGGCCCGACGGCGCCCTGCTCTCGCACGGCGAGACCTCGCCGTCGGTGGTCCCCGCGCCGGCCGTGCGCGCCGGCGACACCTGCGGTGCCGGGGACCGCTTCGCGAGCGCCGCCGCGGTGGCGCTGGCCCGCGGTGCGGTGACGCTCGAGGCCGTCCAGGAGGCCGTGCTGGCGGCGGCCGACTTCGTCGCCGGCGGGGGCGCCGCCGGACTCGCGGTCTCCGGTTCGTCCGCACCCGCGCCCGATCCCCTGGCCGCGGTCCGGTCGGCGGGCGGCACGGTCGTCGCGACCGGCGGCTGCTTCGACCTGCTGCACGCCGGCCACGTCGCCACCCTCGAGGCCGCCCGTGCCCTGGGGGACTGCCTCGTGGTCTGCCTCAACTCCGACGACTCCGTCCGCCGGCTCAAGGGCCCCGGGCGGCCGCTGGTCCCTCAGCAGGACCGCGCCCGGGTCCTGGCGGCGCTCGCGCCGGTCGACGCGGTCCTCGTCTTCGAGGAGGACACCCCGGCGCAGGTTTTGCGCGGCCTGCGCCCCGACGTCTGGGTGAAGGGGGGCGACTACGCCGGTGCCGAGCTGCCGGAGGCCGCGCTGCTGCGGGAGTGGGGTGGGGTCTCGGTCGTCGTGCCGTACCTCGACGGCCGGTCGACCACCCGCCTGGTCTCCACCGCCGCGGCCCGGGCGGCGGAGCGGTCGTGA
- a CDS encoding glycosyltransferase family 9 protein — protein MSPRVLALRALGLGDFLTGVPALRGLRRALPGHTMVLAAPEALRPLAELSGAVDRLLPTGELEQIAWPGAPPEVAVDLHGNGPETKRLLEVLHPRRLVAFAGPVGDGTRLAGPRWDPDEHEVRRWCRLVDAAFGGHADPEDLLLAAPSRPPAAVGAAVVHPGAASASRRWPAERFAAVARHLARSGERPVVTGSPAEAALIERVVALAGLPPEAALGPTDLAGLAALVAHARVVVCGDTGVAHLASAYRTPSVVIFGPTPPSRWGPPASGPHTVLWRGSGVGDPHGSRPDPALLRVSVPEVLTSLDGALSRTTAAG, from the coding sequence GTGAGCCCGCGGGTCCTGGCGCTGCGCGCGCTCGGGCTCGGCGACTTCCTGACCGGCGTCCCGGCGCTGCGCGGGCTGCGCCGCGCGCTGCCCGGCCACACCATGGTGCTGGCCGCGCCCGAGGCGCTGCGACCTCTGGCGGAGCTCAGCGGCGCCGTCGACCGGCTGCTGCCCACCGGGGAGCTGGAGCAGATCGCCTGGCCGGGCGCACCGCCGGAGGTGGCGGTGGACCTGCACGGCAACGGGCCGGAGACCAAGCGACTGCTGGAGGTCCTGCACCCGCGGCGGCTGGTGGCCTTCGCCGGCCCCGTTGGCGACGGAACCCGGCTGGCGGGACCGCGGTGGGATCCCGACGAGCACGAGGTGCGCCGCTGGTGCCGGCTGGTGGATGCCGCGTTCGGGGGGCACGCCGACCCGGAGGACCTGCTGCTCGCGGCCCCGAGCCGCCCCCCGGCGGCCGTGGGGGCCGCCGTGGTCCACCCGGGAGCCGCCTCGGCGAGCCGGCGCTGGCCGGCCGAGCGGTTCGCCGCGGTGGCGCGGCACCTGGCTCGGTCGGGGGAGCGGCCGGTGGTCACCGGCTCTCCCGCAGAGGCGGCCCTCATCGAGCGGGTGGTGGCCCTGGCCGGCCTGCCGCCGGAGGCGGCCCTGGGCCCGACCGACCTCGCCGGTCTGGCCGCCCTGGTCGCGCACGCCCGGGTGGTCGTGTGCGGTGACACGGGCGTCGCGCACCTGGCGTCGGCGTACCGCACGCCCTCGGTGGTGATCTTCGGGCCCACGCCACCGAGCCGCTGGGGGCCGCCCGCCTCGGGGCCGCACACGGTGCTCTGGCGCGGGAGTGGGGTCGGCGACCCGCACGGCTCCCGGCCCGACCCGGCCCTGCTGCGAGTCAGCGTGCCGGAGGTGCTGACGTCGCTGGACGGCGCCTTGTCCCGGACGACAGCTGCTGGGTGA
- a CDS encoding NAD-dependent epimerase/dehydratase family protein, with the protein MSQGLVGARAVVTGGAGFVGSWLCERLLSEGAEVVCVDSLLTGHRDNVAHLRERAGFHLVVADVCDCVPVTSPVDLVFHLASPASPLHYLRLPLETLRVGSVGTTNALELAAEHGARFLLASTSEVYGDPARHPQPEDYWGNVNPIGPRSVYDEAKRFSEATTAAYRRHRGVDTVIARIFNTYGPRMAVADGRVVPTFVQQALDGEPLTVAGDGRQSRSLCYVEDTVEGLLRLALSGLQGPVNIGNDDETTMLELAHTVLTLTGSSSQIRFIELPEDDPRLRRPDLTVARERLGWSPMTPNDVGLKRTVEWVTQQLSSGTRRRPATSAPPAR; encoded by the coding sequence GTGAGCCAGGGGCTGGTGGGAGCGCGAGCGGTGGTCACGGGCGGTGCGGGCTTCGTGGGGTCCTGGCTGTGTGAGCGGCTGCTCTCCGAGGGCGCCGAGGTGGTCTGTGTCGACTCGCTGCTGACCGGCCACCGCGACAACGTGGCCCACCTGAGGGAGCGCGCCGGCTTCCACCTGGTGGTGGCCGACGTCTGCGACTGCGTGCCGGTCACCAGTCCCGTCGACCTCGTCTTCCACCTGGCGTCTCCGGCGTCGCCGCTGCACTACCTCCGGCTGCCGCTCGAGACGCTGCGCGTGGGCAGCGTCGGCACCACGAACGCGCTCGAGCTGGCGGCGGAGCACGGCGCGAGATTCCTGCTCGCGTCCACCTCGGAGGTCTACGGCGACCCGGCGCGACACCCCCAGCCCGAGGACTACTGGGGCAACGTCAACCCGATCGGCCCGCGCAGCGTCTACGACGAGGCCAAGCGCTTCTCCGAGGCCACGACCGCGGCGTACCGGCGACACCGCGGCGTCGACACCGTGATCGCCCGGATCTTCAACACCTACGGTCCCCGCATGGCGGTGGCCGACGGCCGCGTGGTGCCGACCTTCGTGCAGCAGGCGCTCGACGGGGAGCCGCTCACGGTCGCGGGGGACGGCCGCCAGTCGAGGTCGCTCTGCTACGTCGAGGACACCGTGGAGGGGCTGCTGCGCCTGGCCTTGTCCGGCCTCCAGGGGCCGGTCAACATCGGCAACGACGACGAGACCACGATGCTCGAGCTGGCGCACACCGTGCTGACGCTCACCGGGTCGTCCTCGCAGATCCGGTTCATCGAGCTGCCCGAGGACGACCCCCGCCTGCGCCGACCCGACCTGACCGTCGCCCGGGAGCGGCTGGGCTGGAGCCCGATGACGCCCAACGACGTGGGCCTCAAGCGGACGGTGGAGTGGGTCACCCAGCAGCTGTCGTCCGGGACAAGGCGCCGTCCAGCGACGTCAGCACCTCCGGCACGCTGA
- a CDS encoding sensor histidine kinase, which produces MGPVRAQVGDLRPIYQIMRRINGGADVHSVLDAVVEGVAQAVGFEVAAISYLTRDLTFHVAAVSGSAEAREQLLGMEVPLSSMEDELTVADQWGSLLFIPAGRLGDVSTGWLPAAESGASAPLDPERWRPEDTLRSPLRSPEGELLGLLSVDVPVDGRRPDQSRRELLEMYSDLAGIALHNARRATELEEQVRLAGAVEAIHSNATRSLEVTHIVESSVQPIAEALGADNLWLRAFADGERLSGTGARYPDSMAAGSDALLGLVTRTAKEAWARRRVSLVRIEGGGARIGATEHATEPVVTERTTAPAGPSLDAQDRTQVADGRAGWVPRRPLREDPEDPQQHVLVEYVRPLDAQTILLAPLGAGNDCLGYLVLLRRTGGPEFSPYEVQAAGQIARNLGQAVLNARLLEREHVLVGQLEALDHYKSDLISTVSHELRTPLTAITGHLELIEDDPASAPSNSFRVIGRNLERVMALIDDLLTLKKLTDTDTTTAAGVVDLHQAALDAVSAFRPTATDKGIALALTPHAGPLLISGDRDELERVALNLVGNAVKYTPPGGAVTVTTARTERFVRLVVQDTGYGISLRDQEELFTEFFRSTNPDALALPGTGLGLSIVRRIVQRHGGSILLDSHLGRGSTFTVRLPLSRTTA; this is translated from the coding sequence GTGGGTCCGGTTCGCGCACAGGTCGGAGATCTGCGACCGATCTACCAGATCATGCGCCGTATCAACGGCGGCGCCGACGTCCACTCGGTGCTGGACGCGGTCGTCGAGGGCGTGGCCCAGGCGGTCGGGTTCGAGGTCGCGGCGATCAGCTACCTCACGCGCGACCTGACCTTCCACGTCGCCGCTGTCTCCGGCAGCGCCGAGGCCCGCGAGCAGCTCCTCGGCATGGAGGTGCCGCTCTCCTCGATGGAGGACGAGCTGACCGTGGCCGACCAGTGGGGCTCCCTGCTCTTCATCCCCGCCGGGCGCCTGGGGGATGTCTCGACCGGCTGGCTCCCCGCCGCGGAGTCCGGCGCGAGCGCCCCGCTGGACCCGGAGCGCTGGCGCCCGGAGGACACCCTGCGCTCACCGCTGCGCTCCCCCGAGGGCGAGCTCCTGGGGCTGCTCTCGGTCGACGTGCCCGTGGACGGCAGACGCCCCGACCAGTCGCGCCGCGAGCTGCTGGAGATGTACTCCGACCTCGCCGGCATCGCGCTGCACAACGCGCGTCGCGCCACCGAGCTGGAGGAGCAGGTGAGGCTGGCCGGCGCCGTCGAGGCGATCCACAGCAACGCGACCCGCTCGCTCGAGGTCACCCACATCGTCGAGAGCAGCGTGCAGCCGATCGCCGAGGCACTCGGGGCCGACAACCTCTGGCTGCGCGCGTTCGCCGACGGCGAGCGGCTCTCGGGCACGGGCGCGCGCTACCCCGACTCCATGGCGGCCGGCTCGGACGCGCTGCTGGGGCTGGTCACCCGCACGGCCAAGGAGGCCTGGGCCCGCAGGCGGGTGTCCCTGGTCCGGATCGAGGGGGGTGGCGCGAGGATCGGGGCGACCGAGCACGCCACGGAGCCGGTGGTCACCGAGCGCACCACGGCACCCGCCGGGCCCAGCCTGGACGCCCAGGACCGCACGCAGGTGGCGGACGGCAGGGCCGGATGGGTCCCGCGCCGTCCGCTCCGCGAGGACCCCGAGGACCCCCAGCAGCACGTGCTGGTGGAGTACGTCAGGCCGCTGGACGCGCAGACGATCCTGCTGGCACCGCTCGGCGCGGGCAACGACTGTCTGGGCTACCTGGTCCTGCTGCGCCGCACGGGCGGCCCCGAGTTCTCGCCGTACGAGGTGCAGGCGGCCGGGCAGATCGCCCGCAACCTGGGGCAGGCCGTGCTGAACGCCCGGCTGCTCGAGCGTGAGCACGTCCTGGTCGGCCAGCTGGAGGCGCTCGACCATTACAAGAGCGACCTGATCTCCACGGTCTCGCACGAGCTGCGTACGCCGCTCACCGCCATCACCGGCCACCTCGAGCTGATCGAGGACGACCCGGCCTCCGCACCGTCGAACAGCTTCCGGGTCATCGGCCGCAACCTCGAGCGGGTCATGGCGCTCATCGACGACCTGCTGACGCTGAAGAAGCTCACCGACACCGACACCACCACCGCGGCCGGGGTCGTCGACCTGCACCAGGCCGCCCTCGACGCGGTCTCGGCCTTCCGCCCCACGGCCACGGACAAGGGGATCGCCCTGGCACTGACGCCGCACGCGGGCCCGCTGCTGATCAGCGGCGACCGGGACGAGCTGGAGCGGGTCGCGCTGAACCTGGTCGGCAACGCGGTGAAGTACACGCCGCCCGGCGGGGCCGTCACCGTCACGACCGCGCGCACCGAGCGCTTCGTGCGGCTGGTGGTGCAGGACACCGGCTACGGCATCAGCCTGCGCGACCAGGAGGAGCTGTTCACGGAGTTCTTCCGCTCCACCAACCCCGACGCCCTCGCGCTGCCGGGCACCGGCCTGGGGCTGAGCATCGTGCGCCGGATCGTCCAGCGCCACGGCGGCTCGATCCTCCTCGACTCCCACCTGGGCCGGGGCAGCACCTTCACGGTGCGTCTCCCGCTCAGCCGCACCACCGCCTAG
- a CDS encoding DUF4235 domain-containing protein, with translation MASDSSKIFTAVSLVSALGAAAMAKKGLNASWKAATGKNPPANPADPDVNVWEAVAWAAVSGTLIALARMFATRQAAQVYAKQTGHLPPGLRKDGQDPDAPTPVS, from the coding sequence ATGGCCTCCGACAGCTCCAAGATCTTCACCGCCGTCTCGCTCGTCTCGGCCCTGGGCGCCGCCGCCATGGCCAAGAAGGGGCTCAACGCGTCCTGGAAGGCGGCCACCGGCAAGAACCCACCGGCGAACCCGGCGGACCCGGACGTGAACGTGTGGGAGGCGGTCGCGTGGGCCGCGGTCAGCGGCACGCTGATCGCGCTCGCCCGGATGTTCGCGACCCGCCAGGCCGCGCAGGTCTACGCCAAGCAGACCGGTCACCTGCCACCGGGCCTGCGCAAGGACGGCCAGGACCCGGACGCACCCACACCGGTGTCATGA